A region from the Actinoplanes sp. OR16 genome encodes:
- a CDS encoding tRNA (adenine-N1)-methyltransferase produces the protein MTTTPTTAADAEQVPAHRGPFRVGDRVQLTDPKGRMHTIVLEPGKEFHTHRGALAHDALIGLPDGSVVTSAGNTAYLALRPLLSDYVLSMPRGAQVIYPKDAAQIVAMGDVFPGAKVLEAGAGSGALTCSLLRAVGSHGEVHSYELREDFAAIARKNVEAFFGGPHPAWHLHHGDVADNGIEGFDRIILDMLTPWEALDMVEKALIPGGVFIGYVATTPQLSELVEALRERGGWTEPRAWESLIRDWHAEGLAVRPDHRMIAHTAFLVSARKLAPGVLAPPRRRKPSKGAEAYALRKATQAALHAQQAQEAPTGE, from the coding sequence GTGACCACGACCCCGACCACCGCCGCCGACGCCGAGCAGGTGCCCGCGCACCGCGGCCCGTTCCGGGTGGGTGACCGCGTGCAGCTCACCGACCCCAAGGGCCGGATGCACACCATCGTGCTGGAGCCCGGCAAGGAGTTCCACACCCACCGCGGCGCGCTGGCCCACGACGCCCTGATCGGCCTCCCCGACGGCAGCGTCGTCACCTCGGCGGGCAACACCGCGTACCTGGCGCTGCGGCCGCTGCTCAGCGACTACGTGCTCTCCATGCCGCGCGGCGCGCAGGTGATCTACCCGAAGGACGCGGCGCAGATCGTCGCGATGGGCGACGTCTTCCCCGGCGCGAAGGTCCTCGAGGCCGGCGCCGGCTCCGGCGCGCTGACCTGCTCGCTGCTGAGGGCCGTCGGCAGCCACGGCGAGGTGCACAGCTACGAGCTGCGCGAGGACTTCGCGGCGATCGCCCGCAAGAACGTCGAGGCGTTCTTCGGCGGCCCGCACCCGGCGTGGCATCTGCACCACGGGGACGTCGCGGACAACGGCATCGAGGGCTTCGACCGGATCATCCTGGACATGCTGACCCCGTGGGAGGCGCTCGACATGGTCGAGAAGGCGCTCATCCCGGGCGGTGTCTTCATCGGGTACGTGGCGACCACCCCGCAGCTCTCCGAGCTCGTCGAGGCGCTGCGCGAGCGCGGCGGCTGGACCGAGCCGCGGGCCTGGGAGTCGCTGATCCGCGACTGGCACGCCGAGGGCCTGGCGGTCCGGCCGGACCACCGGATGATCGCGCACACCGCGTTCCTGGTCTCGGCCCGCAAGCTGGCGCCCGGGGTGCTGGCGCCGCCGCGCCGCCGCAAGCCGAGCAAGGGCGCCGAGGCGTACGCGCTGCGCAAGGCGACCCAGGCCGCCCTGCACGCCCAGCAGGCCCAGGAGGCCCCCACCGGGGAGTGA
- a CDS encoding site-2 protease family protein: MLLLAGLVTVVYGNYANAELGLTAPWSYAVGLGFVICLLGSVLLHELGHALTARRHGIGVRRITLELLSGWTELERDAPTPRIDALVSLAGPAVSLLLGGIASGAAALLPSDTVPGQIAFQLALSNVLVAVFNVLPGLPLDGGRALRAGMWALLKDRNRATVVAGWAGRFLALLTVVVVVGLYRFGLLTVFGLVFVLLVVLTLWQGAGQSIRLGRMTGRFPLIDLSALARPVLAVPAGTPLGEAQRRRAEDPRPDVVLAVADSAGSLTAVVDPVAAERIPVDRRPWVSVESVARSRDALTTLPLGLTGEQVVRALQAHPGAQYLVTAGEDVVGVLRVADVAAVLEPRRTVPNPRKDG; encoded by the coding sequence ATGCTGCTGCTCGCCGGCCTGGTCACCGTCGTCTACGGCAATTACGCGAATGCGGAACTCGGTCTCACGGCGCCGTGGTCGTACGCGGTGGGCCTGGGTTTCGTGATCTGCCTTCTCGGATCGGTGCTGCTGCACGAGCTGGGGCACGCTCTCACCGCGCGGCGGCACGGCATCGGCGTGCGGCGGATCACCCTGGAGCTGCTCAGCGGCTGGACCGAGTTGGAGCGGGACGCGCCGACGCCGCGGATCGACGCGCTGGTGTCGCTGGCCGGGCCGGCCGTGTCGCTGCTGCTCGGCGGGATCGCCAGCGGGGCGGCGGCGCTGCTGCCCTCGGACACGGTTCCCGGGCAGATCGCGTTCCAGCTGGCGCTCAGCAACGTGCTGGTGGCCGTCTTCAACGTGCTTCCCGGCCTGCCGCTGGACGGTGGCCGGGCGCTGCGGGCCGGGATGTGGGCGCTGCTGAAGGACCGGAACCGGGCGACGGTGGTGGCCGGCTGGGCGGGCCGGTTCCTGGCGCTGCTGACCGTGGTCGTGGTGGTGGGGCTCTACCGGTTCGGGCTGCTGACCGTCTTCGGCCTGGTGTTCGTGCTGCTGGTGGTGCTGACCCTGTGGCAGGGCGCCGGGCAGTCGATCCGGCTCGGCCGGATGACCGGGCGGTTCCCGCTGATCGACCTGAGCGCGCTGGCCCGCCCGGTGCTGGCCGTCCCGGCCGGGACGCCGCTCGGCGAGGCGCAGCGCCGCCGGGCCGAGGACCCGCGGCCGGACGTGGTGCTCGCGGTCGCCGACTCGGCGGGCAGCCTGACCGCCGTGGTGGACCCGGTCGCCGCCGAGCGGATCCCGGTGGACCGGCGGCCCTGGGTGAGCGTGGAGAGCGTCGCCCGGTCCCGGGACGCGCTCACCACGCTGCCGCTCGGGCTGACCGGTGAGCAGGTGGTCCGGGCGCTGCAGGCTCACCCGGGTGCGCAGTACCTGGTGACGGCAGGGGAGGATGTCGTCGGCGTCCTGCGCGTCGCCGACGTGGCCGCGGTCCTGGAACCGCGGCGGACCGTGCCGAACCCGAGAAAAGACGGCTGA
- a CDS encoding PD-(D/E)XK nuclease family protein — protein sequence MPAGRGRRPEAPRGPSLSPSRAADFKTCPLLFRFRTIDKLPELPTADQVRGTLVHAVLERLFDLPAAGRTPAAAAALVAPEWARLLEQEPSLAEIFTTPLPVAADPAAAEAEADATGQETLIDIPPAEAETARLAAFLGSATALLDGYFAVEDPQRLQPAERETLISTVIGDELLLRGYIDRLDVSPAGDLRVVDYKTGGAPREAFEGRALFQLKFYALVLWRTRGVVPRVLRLLYLKDAEALDYSPEAGELERFERTLTALSAAIERAKRDQDFRPKPSRLCGWCRHQDLCPEFGGTPPPFPDVPATTLTVLPDTEPDRVGPRLRDDPLG from the coding sequence GTGCCCGCCGGTCGTGGCCGCCGGCCCGAGGCGCCGCGCGGGCCGTCGCTGTCGCCGTCCCGGGCCGCCGACTTCAAGACCTGCCCGCTGCTGTTCCGCTTCCGCACCATCGACAAGCTGCCCGAGCTGCCCACCGCCGACCAGGTCCGCGGCACGCTGGTGCACGCCGTCCTGGAGCGCCTCTTCGACCTGCCCGCCGCCGGCCGCACCCCGGCCGCCGCCGCCGCGCTGGTCGCCCCCGAGTGGGCGAGGCTGCTCGAGCAGGAGCCCTCCCTCGCCGAGATCTTCACCACCCCGCTGCCGGTCGCCGCCGACCCGGCCGCCGCCGAGGCCGAGGCCGACGCCACCGGCCAGGAGACGCTGATCGACATCCCGCCGGCCGAGGCCGAGACCGCCCGGCTCGCGGCCTTCCTCGGCAGCGCCACGGCCCTGCTCGACGGCTACTTCGCGGTGGAGGACCCGCAGCGCCTGCAGCCCGCCGAGCGGGAGACCCTGATCTCCACCGTGATCGGCGACGAGCTGCTGCTCCGGGGCTACATCGACCGTCTCGACGTCTCCCCAGCCGGCGACCTGCGGGTGGTCGACTACAAGACCGGCGGCGCCCCGCGCGAGGCCTTCGAGGGCCGTGCCCTGTTCCAGCTGAAGTTCTACGCCCTGGTCCTCTGGCGCACCCGCGGCGTGGTGCCCCGGGTCCTGCGCCTGCTCTACCTGAAGGACGCCGAGGCCCTCGACTACAGCCCCGAGGCCGGCGAGCTGGAGCGCTTCGAGCGCACCCTGACCGCCCTCTCCGCCGCGATCGAGCGCGCCAAGCGCGACCAGGACTTCCGCCCCAAACCGAGCCGCCTCTGCGGCTGGTGCCGCCACCAGGACCTCTGCCCCGAGTTCGGCGGCACGCCACCACCCTTCCCGGACGTCCCCGCCACCACCCTGACCGTCCTCCCCGACACCGAACCCGACCGCGTCGGCCCCCGCCTGCGAGACGATCCCCTTGGCTGA
- a CDS encoding response regulator transcription factor — protein MGGLPPASAGTASGRAEQEIVVVGEASDGVEALDLARRLLPDVLVTELVLPRLDGLSVARAITEGRLPVRILVVTDEEADDRIVAAAGAGVTGYLGKDAPHDDLVAAVRTVAGGGAVIAPRLLARILGRLAEALPAPAGDGVARLGALTGREREVLVHVARGMTNTEIAELLQVSETTVKTHVGHVLTKMRLRDRTQAVVLAYETGLVKPGQEGR, from the coding sequence GTGGGTGGCCTGCCGCCCGCCTCGGCGGGGACGGCCTCGGGCCGGGCGGAGCAGGAGATCGTCGTCGTCGGGGAGGCGTCGGACGGGGTGGAGGCTCTGGATCTGGCTCGGCGGCTGCTGCCCGACGTCCTCGTCACCGAGCTGGTTCTGCCGCGCCTCGACGGGCTCAGCGTGGCGCGGGCGATCACCGAGGGGCGGCTGCCGGTACGGATCCTGGTCGTCACCGACGAGGAGGCCGACGACCGGATCGTGGCGGCCGCCGGGGCGGGGGTGACCGGCTACCTCGGCAAGGACGCGCCGCACGATGATCTCGTGGCCGCGGTGCGGACCGTCGCGGGCGGCGGCGCGGTGATCGCCCCGCGGCTGCTGGCGCGGATCCTCGGGCGGCTCGCCGAGGCGCTGCCCGCGCCGGCCGGTGACGGGGTGGCGCGGCTCGGCGCGCTGACCGGGCGGGAACGGGAGGTGCTCGTCCACGTGGCCCGCGGCATGACCAATACCGAGATCGCCGAGCTGCTGCAGGTCAGCGAAACGACGGTGAAGACGCATGTCGGACATGTACTGACGAAGATGCGGCTGCGCGACCGTACCCAGGCGGTGGTCCTCGCCTATGAGACAGGCCTGGTCAAACCCGGTCAGGAGGGCAGATAG
- a CDS encoding HAD family phosphatase produces the protein MDAVLFDMDGTLVDSERVWGLALTELAAHAGGTLSESARLAMVGSSMSRSMQLFRDDLGQPDRPEAPDVRWLTDRVYSLFAGGLVWRPGAMELLLAVRDAGIRTALVTSTGRRLVDVALKTLGAENFDVVVCGDEVTMPKPDPEPYLTAASLLGVPIARCVAIEDSPSGVASALAAGAAVLAVPAELELPPVDGVHLRSSLAGVDPAFLAALLRP, from the coding sequence ATGGACGCCGTACTTTTCGACATGGACGGGACCCTCGTCGACAGCGAGCGGGTCTGGGGTCTCGCGCTGACCGAACTCGCCGCGCACGCCGGGGGCACCCTCTCCGAGAGCGCCCGGCTCGCCATGGTCGGCAGCAGCATGAGCCGCAGCATGCAGCTCTTCCGCGACGACCTGGGCCAGCCGGACCGGCCCGAGGCGCCGGACGTGCGATGGCTCACGGACCGGGTCTACTCGCTCTTCGCCGGCGGGCTCGTCTGGCGCCCCGGCGCCATGGAGTTGCTCCTCGCGGTCCGGGACGCCGGGATTCGTACGGCCCTGGTCACGTCGACCGGCCGCCGGCTCGTCGACGTGGCCCTCAAGACGCTCGGCGCGGAGAACTTCGACGTCGTCGTCTGCGGTGACGAGGTGACCATGCCGAAGCCGGATCCGGAGCCGTACCTCACCGCCGCGTCCCTGCTCGGCGTGCCGATCGCCCGGTGCGTCGCGATCGAGGACTCGCCCAGTGGCGTGGCGAGCGCCCTCGCCGCCGGCGCGGCCGTCCTCGCGGTACCCGCCGAACTGGAACTGCCGCCGGTCGACGGCGTGCATTTGCGGTCCTCGCTGGCCGGGGTCGATCCGGCTTTCCTGGCCGCTCTCCTCCGTCCCTGA
- a CDS encoding neutral zinc metallopeptidase yields MRARAVLVPVVVCLLLAGCVPSASPDPQDQGPAPAVSADQDGTDTPEEFSRDIQAAEEIAAEYWAERIGSGFSPIRQLIPYEQEGDVDCAGEPLPRNNAVYCSAGDFIAYDVNWAFAAFQQVGDAFLFYLLGHEYAHGIQARLGISKEFTIEQELQADCMAGAFIGDKAREGRLEMQDGDTRELADGLEAVGDDPGQPWFAEGAHGTAEQRMGSFSDGYTDSLRACGL; encoded by the coding sequence ATGCGCGCTCGTGCGGTCCTCGTACCCGTCGTTGTGTGTCTTCTTCTCGCCGGTTGTGTCCCGTCCGCTTCGCCGGACCCCCAGGATCAGGGTCCCGCGCCGGCCGTCTCCGCCGATCAGGACGGCACCGACACCCCGGAGGAGTTCAGCCGCGACATCCAGGCGGCCGAGGAGATCGCCGCGGAGTACTGGGCGGAGCGGATCGGCTCCGGCTTCTCGCCGATCCGGCAATTGATTCCGTACGAGCAGGAAGGCGACGTGGACTGCGCCGGCGAGCCGCTGCCGCGCAACAACGCCGTCTACTGCTCCGCCGGGGACTTCATCGCCTACGACGTCAACTGGGCCTTCGCGGCTTTCCAGCAGGTCGGCGACGCGTTCCTGTTCTACCTGCTCGGCCACGAGTACGCGCACGGCATCCAGGCCCGGCTCGGCATCAGCAAGGAGTTCACCATCGAGCAGGAGCTGCAGGCCGACTGCATGGCCGGCGCGTTCATCGGCGACAAGGCCCGCGAAGGCCGCCTGGAGATGCAGGACGGCGACACCCGGGAACTCGCCGACGGTCTCGAAGCAGTCGGTGACGACCCGGGCCAGCCGTGGTTCGCCGAAGGCGCGCACGGCACCGCCGAGCAGCGGATGGGGTCGTTCTCCGACGGCTACACCGACTCCCTGCGGGCGTGCGGGCTGTAG
- a CDS encoding ABC transporter ATP-binding protein yields the protein MAATNAGGPVAARADEIWKVYGSGEARVAALRGVSVEFGRGRFTAIMGPSGSGKSTLMHCLAGLDTVDEGTVHVGGTEISKLGDKALTRLRRDRIGFIFQQFNLLPTLSAAENIKLPLDIAGRKADPAWWDTVIDTVGLRDRLSHRPSQLSGGQQQRVACARALVARPDVIFADEPTGNLDSRSGAEVLGFLRDSVREHGQTIVMVTHDPVAASYADRVVFLADGAIVDELANPTAETVLDTMKRLDKHGDPVML from the coding sequence GTGGCAGCGACGAATGCCGGTGGGCCGGTGGCGGCGCGGGCGGACGAGATCTGGAAGGTCTACGGCTCGGGCGAGGCCCGGGTGGCGGCACTGCGGGGGGTCAGCGTCGAGTTCGGCCGGGGTCGCTTCACCGCGATCATGGGCCCGTCGGGCAGCGGCAAGTCGACGCTGATGCACTGCCTCGCCGGTCTGGACACGGTCGACGAGGGCACCGTCCACGTCGGCGGCACCGAGATCAGCAAACTCGGCGACAAGGCGCTGACGCGTCTGCGCCGGGACCGGATCGGCTTCATCTTCCAGCAGTTCAACCTGCTGCCGACGCTGAGCGCCGCGGAGAACATCAAGCTGCCGCTGGACATCGCCGGCCGCAAGGCCGACCCGGCCTGGTGGGACACCGTGATCGACACGGTCGGCCTGCGCGATCGGCTCAGCCACCGCCCGAGCCAGCTCTCCGGCGGCCAGCAGCAGCGTGTCGCGTGCGCGCGGGCCCTGGTCGCCCGCCCCGACGTGATCTTCGCGGACGAGCCGACCGGCAACCTCGACTCGCGGTCCGGCGCCGAGGTGCTCGGCTTCCTGCGGGACAGCGTCCGCGAGCACGGCCAGACCATCGTGATGGTCACCCACGACCCGGTGGCGGCGAGCTACGCCGACCGGGTGGTGTTCCTGGCCGACGGCGCGATCGTCGACGAGCTGGCGAACCCGACCGCCGAGACGGTCCTGGACACCATGAAGCGCCTCGACAAGCACGGCGACCCGGTGATGCTCTGA
- a CDS encoding ABC transporter permease, which translates to MLRATLKSLLARKLRLVLSGLAVLLGVMFVSGAFVLTDTLNRTFDSIFADAYAATDVSVSAKPKVEVGEFEGEQVAAPLPAAAVDKIKGQEGVRSAVGRVDADGARVIGADGKVLTSMGPPRLGSNWTGTDDVMELREGRGPEAAGEIAMNATTAELSGYHLGDTVPVLTQQPKREFTLVGIWGYTGDRDSIGGTQEVAFTTPVAQELMLGEKDVFTSVTVTAADGVTPAELRDSLAPALGADYVVKTGDDLAKESSESIKEGLGFFNNILLGFAGIALFVGVFLILNTFSIVVAQRTRELALLRAIGASRRQVINSVLVEAVVVGLIASVLGLAAGVGAGAGLGYLFSSMGGGGLDLAPVGVPPAAIISAFLVGLIVTVVAAVMPALRASRIAPVAAMQDVATPDRPLTRISVFGGLVTAAGAAALGVGLFADAGDADLWLILGGVLVTFVGVALLTPLISKPVVSLLGRLFSWSLPGRLGRLNSGRNPRRTAITAAALMVGIALVTGVTVVMDSAKSSLKAEAARILKAQIMISGDQNGPRPPTFDPAVITEAERIPGVRAAAGLYNDLVQIGADREYVTATEDLSRLAESYGSTAADLRDDQIAVSAPEAADKGWQVGSAVTVQASRGEPHTYTVASVFPENGLPGSIILPAAAIPDFGITQPVFGFVRLDDGVAVSTVLPQVKQLVADSPEVSATDQETFVNAQAATFDQIITMIQILLGLAILIAVLGVVNTLALSVLERTRELGLLRAVGLGRAQTMRMVTVEAVVISVFGALLGVAVGAGMGSAVARALENDGITEIVVPWARMGTYLALAALVGVIAAVAPAIRAARLNILNAIAHD; encoded by the coding sequence ATGCTGCGCGCGACGCTGAAGAGCCTGCTCGCCCGCAAGCTGCGGCTGGTCCTGTCCGGCCTGGCCGTGCTGCTCGGCGTGATGTTCGTGTCCGGCGCCTTCGTGCTGACCGACACGCTCAACCGCACCTTCGACTCGATCTTCGCGGACGCCTACGCCGCGACCGACGTCTCGGTCAGCGCGAAGCCCAAGGTCGAGGTCGGTGAGTTCGAGGGGGAACAGGTCGCCGCGCCGCTTCCGGCAGCGGCGGTCGACAAGATCAAAGGCCAGGAGGGCGTACGGTCCGCCGTCGGTCGCGTGGACGCCGACGGCGCCCGGGTCATCGGCGCGGACGGCAAGGTCCTCACCTCGATGGGCCCGCCCCGGCTCGGCTCCAACTGGACCGGCACCGACGACGTGATGGAGCTGCGCGAGGGTCGTGGCCCGGAGGCGGCCGGCGAGATCGCGATGAACGCCACGACGGCCGAGCTGTCCGGCTACCACCTCGGCGACACCGTCCCCGTTCTCACCCAGCAGCCGAAGCGTGAGTTCACCCTCGTCGGCATCTGGGGTTACACCGGCGACCGGGACAGCATCGGCGGCACCCAGGAGGTCGCGTTCACCACGCCGGTGGCGCAGGAGCTGATGCTCGGCGAGAAGGACGTCTTCACCTCGGTGACGGTCACCGCCGCCGACGGCGTGACCCCCGCCGAGCTGCGCGACTCGCTGGCTCCGGCGCTCGGCGCCGACTACGTCGTGAAGACCGGCGACGACCTGGCGAAGGAGAGCTCGGAGAGCATCAAGGAGGGTCTCGGCTTCTTCAACAACATCCTGCTGGGCTTCGCCGGCATCGCCCTGTTCGTCGGCGTCTTCCTGATCCTCAACACGTTCTCGATCGTGGTGGCGCAGCGCACCCGTGAGCTCGCGCTGCTGCGGGCGATCGGCGCGAGCCGCCGCCAGGTGATCAACTCGGTGCTGGTGGAGGCCGTGGTGGTCGGGCTGATCGCGTCGGTGCTCGGCCTGGCCGCCGGGGTCGGCGCGGGCGCGGGCCTCGGCTACCTGTTCTCCAGCATGGGCGGCGGCGGGCTCGACCTCGCCCCGGTCGGCGTGCCGCCCGCCGCGATCATCAGCGCGTTCCTGGTCGGCCTGATCGTGACGGTGGTCGCCGCGGTGATGCCGGCGCTGCGCGCGTCCCGGATCGCCCCGGTCGCCGCGATGCAGGACGTCGCCACCCCGGACCGGCCCCTCACCAGGATCAGCGTGTTCGGCGGCCTGGTCACCGCGGCCGGCGCGGCGGCCCTCGGCGTGGGTCTGTTCGCCGACGCCGGCGACGCCGACCTGTGGCTGATCCTCGGCGGCGTGCTGGTCACGTTCGTCGGCGTCGCGCTGCTCACCCCGCTGATCAGCAAGCCGGTGGTGTCCCTGCTCGGCCGGCTCTTCTCCTGGTCGCTGCCGGGACGCCTCGGCCGCCTCAACTCGGGCCGCAACCCGCGCCGCACCGCGATCACCGCGGCCGCGCTGATGGTCGGCATCGCCCTGGTCACCGGCGTCACCGTGGTCATGGACTCGGCGAAGAGCAGCCTCAAGGCCGAGGCCGCGCGGATCCTCAAGGCCCAGATCATGATCAGCGGCGATCAGAACGGGCCGCGCCCGCCGACCTTCGACCCTGCGGTGATCACCGAGGCGGAGCGGATCCCGGGCGTACGGGCGGCCGCCGGCCTCTACAACGATCTCGTCCAGATCGGCGCCGACCGCGAGTACGTGACCGCGACCGAGGACCTCTCCCGGCTGGCCGAGTCCTACGGCTCGACCGCGGCGGATCTGCGGGACGACCAGATCGCGGTGAGCGCTCCGGAGGCCGCGGACAAGGGCTGGCAGGTCGGTTCGGCGGTGACGGTCCAGGCATCCCGAGGCGAGCCGCACACCTACACGGTCGCCAGCGTCTTCCCGGAGAACGGCCTGCCGGGCAGCATCATCCTGCCGGCCGCCGCCATCCCGGACTTCGGCATCACCCAGCCGGTCTTCGGGTTCGTCCGGCTCGACGACGGCGTAGCGGTCTCCACCGTTCTGCCGCAGGTCAAGCAACTCGTGGCGGACAGCCCCGAGGTGTCGGCCACCGACCAGGAGACGTTCGTGAACGCTCAGGCGGCCACGTTCGACCAGATCATCACGATGATCCAGATCCTGCTCGGGCTGGCCATCCTGATCGCCGTCCTCGGCGTGGTGAACACCCTGGCCCTGTCCGTCCTGGAACGCACCCGCGAGCTCGGCCTGCTCCGCGCGGTCGGCCTCGGCCGTGCCCAGACCATGCGGATGGTGACCGTCGAGGCCGTCGTCATCTCGGTGTTCGGCGCCCTGCTCGGCGTCGCGGTCGGCGCCGGCATGGGCAGCGCGGTGGCCCGGGCCCTGGAGAACGACGGCATCACCGAGATCGTCGTCCCGTGGGCCCGGATGGGGACCTACCTCGCCCTGGCCGCGCTGGTGGGCGTGATCGCAGCGGTGGCGCCGGCGATCCGGGCGGCCCGCTTGAACATCCTGAACGCGATCGCTCACGACTGA
- a CDS encoding DUF397 domain-containing protein — MTEPTLMWTRSSFCADSACVEAAPVGGEHVAVRDSKSPEQPYLRFSRDEWSTFLDGIASGQYRDI, encoded by the coding sequence ATGACAGAGCCCACACTGATGTGGACTCGGAGCTCCTTCTGCGCCGACAGTGCCTGCGTCGAAGCAGCGCCGGTCGGCGGGGAGCACGTAGCCGTTCGGGACTCCAAGAGCCCTGAGCAGCCCTACCTCCGTTTCAGCCGTGACGAGTGGTCGACCTTCCTCGACGGCATAGCCTCCGGACAGTACCGCGACATCTGA
- a CDS encoding DUF397 domain-containing protein: MTASRNDRILDWQRSSYCADNACVEVAVDDDGDRYLRNSEQPAGPYLRFSAGGWEAFVADLEAGWFAP; this comes from the coding sequence ATGACCGCTTCCCGCAACGACCGGATCCTCGACTGGCAGCGCAGCAGCTACTGCGCCGACAACGCCTGTGTGGAGGTCGCCGTCGATGACGACGGCGACCGCTACCTGCGCAACTCCGAACAGCCGGCCGGCCCGTACCTGCGGTTCTCGGCCGGCGGCTGGGAGGCTTTCGTGGCGGACCTGGAGGCAGGCTGGTTCGCCCCGTGA